A single genomic interval of Chitinophaga sp. 180180018-3 harbors:
- a CDS encoding SDR family oxidoreductase → MAHNLLKGKKGIIFGALDEKSIAWRTALRCVEEGAEIVLTNAPIALRMGEIKKLAETCNAPVIPADVTNMDDLANLFTKSMEHFGGKIDFVLHSVAMGMNIRKGRTYTDLDYDFNHKTFDISAMSLHRVLQTAYKLDALNEWASVIALTYIASQRVFPDYGEMADAKALLESIARSFGYHYGIHKKVRVNTISQSPVKTTAGSGVKGFDGFVLYADKMSPLGNATADECANYAVAMFSDLTRMVTMQNLFHDGGFSYTGVSQAVADQMEGLAESGESK, encoded by the coding sequence ATGGCTCATAACTTATTAAAAGGGAAGAAAGGTATCATCTTTGGCGCACTGGATGAAAAGTCTATCGCCTGGAGAACAGCACTGCGTTGCGTGGAAGAAGGCGCTGAAATTGTGCTTACCAATGCTCCTATTGCCCTTCGTATGGGTGAGATCAAAAAGCTGGCAGAAACCTGCAATGCACCTGTTATTCCCGCAGATGTTACCAACATGGATGATCTGGCCAACCTGTTCACTAAATCTATGGAGCACTTTGGAGGTAAGATCGACTTCGTCCTGCATTCTGTAGCAATGGGTATGAATATTCGTAAAGGCAGAACATATACTGACCTGGATTACGATTTCAACCACAAAACCTTTGATATCTCTGCGATGTCCCTGCACCGTGTACTGCAAACAGCCTATAAGCTGGATGCCCTGAACGAATGGGCCTCAGTTATCGCATTGACCTATATCGCTTCACAGCGGGTATTCCCTGATTATGGTGAAATGGCCGATGCTAAAGCATTGCTGGAATCTATCGCCCGCAGCTTTGGTTACCACTATGGTATCCACAAGAAAGTACGCGTGAACACCATCTCTCAGTCCCCGGTTAAAACCACCGCTGGTAGCGGCGTAAAAGGATTTGATGGCTTCGTACTGTATGCCGACAAAATGAGCCCCCTGGGTAATGCTACCGCTGATGAATGTGCTAACTATGCAGTAGCGATGTTCTCTGATCTGACCAGGATGGTAACTATGCAGAACCTGTTTCACGACGGTGGTTTCTCTTACACTGGCGTATCCCAGGCTGTTGCCGACCAGATGGAAGGCCTCGCTGAGTCCGGCGAATCCAAATAA
- a CDS encoding carboxypeptidase M32: MPESKSTELYDDYRSRMQKIADVRNALAVLGWDQETYLPEKGARFRGQQITTLSTIAHELFTAPELDNVLQALKGSKELTPTELKNIELSAEDVEKNKKYPASFVAEMSTVTNECYHAWIKARKANDYTLFAPALSKMISLKKQEAALLGYEGHPYNALLNEYEKGATTSMLDTIFNEVKTALSPLLAKIEARPEVNKEFLHHFYNRDTQWNFGISLLKNMGYDMQAGRQDVSEHPFTTSFNPFDVRVTTRIDENDFGNMTWSCIHEGGHALYEQGLPPDQYGLPCGEATSLGIHESQSRLWENNVGRSLAFWQHHYPRLQQLFPENLNTVSLNDFYLAINKVQPSLIRTEADELTYHFHIMIRYEIEKGLIDGSIDVKDLKHTWNDYYRQYLHVTVPDDVQGVLQDIHWSHGSFGYFPTYSLGSFYAAQFFAAAQQQIPDLDKSIASGNYQSLLEWLRTNIHPYGRFYTSNELCKKVTGQPLAFGNFLAYAEKKYNV; this comes from the coding sequence ATGCCCGAAAGTAAATCCACCGAACTATATGATGATTACAGATCCCGGATGCAGAAAATTGCAGATGTGAGGAACGCCCTGGCTGTTCTGGGCTGGGATCAGGAAACTTATCTTCCGGAAAAGGGCGCCAGGTTCAGGGGCCAGCAAATCACCACCCTCAGCACGATCGCCCATGAACTGTTCACGGCACCTGAGCTCGATAATGTGCTCCAGGCACTCAAAGGTAGTAAAGAGCTGACTCCAACCGAACTGAAAAATATTGAGCTTTCTGCGGAAGATGTGGAAAAGAATAAAAAATATCCCGCTTCTTTCGTTGCAGAAATGTCGACTGTTACCAACGAATGCTATCATGCCTGGATAAAGGCACGTAAAGCCAACGACTATACGCTTTTTGCTCCCGCACTGTCAAAAATGATTTCGTTGAAGAAACAGGAGGCTGCACTGCTCGGTTACGAGGGGCATCCTTACAATGCCCTCCTGAATGAATACGAGAAAGGTGCCACCACCTCCATGCTGGATACAATTTTCAACGAAGTAAAGACTGCGTTGTCGCCGCTGCTGGCAAAAATCGAGGCCCGGCCCGAAGTGAATAAAGAATTCCTGCATCACTTCTACAACCGCGACACGCAATGGAACTTCGGCATTTCTCTCCTGAAAAATATGGGCTATGATATGCAGGCAGGCCGACAAGACGTTTCCGAACATCCTTTTACAACCAGCTTCAATCCGTTCGATGTCAGGGTAACTACCCGCATCGATGAAAACGACTTCGGCAATATGACTTGGAGTTGTATTCACGAAGGCGGCCACGCCCTCTATGAGCAGGGCCTCCCACCAGATCAGTACGGCCTTCCCTGCGGCGAAGCTACCAGCCTTGGTATACATGAATCACAATCACGTTTATGGGAAAATAATGTAGGAAGAAGTCTCGCTTTCTGGCAGCATCACTATCCCCGTCTTCAGCAACTGTTTCCTGAGAACCTGAATACTGTTTCCCTGAACGACTTTTACCTGGCTATCAACAAGGTGCAACCGTCTCTCATCCGTACCGAAGCGGATGAACTGACCTATCACTTCCATATCATGATCCGGTATGAAATTGAAAAGGGACTGATCGACGGCAGCATCGATGTAAAAGACCTGAAACATACCTGGAACGACTACTACCGTCAATACCTGCACGTAACGGTACCTGACGACGTACAGGGTGTGTTACAGGATATCCACTGGTCGCATGGCAGCTTCGGCTATTTCCCCACTTATTCCCTGGGTAGTTTCTATGCAGCTCAGTTCTTTGCCGCTGCACAACAACAAATTCCCGATCTCGATAAAAGCATAGCGAGCGGCAACTATCAGTCGCTCCTGGAATGGTTACGCACTAATATACATCCGTATGGCAGGTTCTATACCTCTAACGAGCTGTGTAAAAAAGTAACCGGTCAACCGCTGGCATTCGGAAATTTTCTGGCGTATGCCGAGAAGAAATATAACGTGTAG
- the pdeM gene encoding ligase-associated DNA damage response endonuclease PdeM, translated as MVGEIFHFQEQHWHLLPQRAVFWAEEKALILSDLHLGKTAHFRKSGIAVPAGIMQEDLFRLQRLITHYMPERLIIVGDMFHSVENNEVQFFRVWRQQFSNVSFDLVRGNHDIMADEVYEQLQINVHNTFSLRDIHFVHEPDGSRNGFRYTFSGHLHPAFVMQGAGKQRLRLPCFYFGPHCGILPAFGDFTGSASLDPGESDPVFVIAGKSIIRAQ; from the coding sequence GTGGTAGGGGAAATATTTCATTTTCAGGAACAACATTGGCATTTGTTACCGCAGCGGGCTGTTTTCTGGGCGGAAGAAAAGGCCCTGATCCTCTCGGATCTGCATCTGGGCAAGACAGCTCATTTCCGCAAATCGGGCATAGCGGTACCGGCAGGTATTATGCAGGAAGACCTGTTCAGGTTGCAGCGGCTGATCACTCATTATATGCCGGAAAGGCTCATTATTGTCGGAGACATGTTTCACAGCGTTGAAAACAATGAAGTACAGTTCTTCCGAGTATGGCGGCAACAGTTTTCCAATGTCTCTTTTGACCTGGTAAGAGGGAACCACGATATCATGGCAGATGAGGTATATGAGCAGCTGCAGATCAATGTTCACAATACCTTTTCACTCCGGGATATCCACTTCGTACATGAACCGGATGGCAGTCGCAACGGTTTCCGTTATACTTTTTCAGGCCATCTGCACCCGGCATTTGTCATGCAGGGGGCCGGTAAACAGCGGCTGCGTTTACCCTGTTTTTATTTTGGGCCGCATTGTGGCATTTTACCCGCTTTTGGCGACTTTACCGGCTCCGCCAGCCTGGACCCCGGCGAGTCGGATCCGGTGTTTGTAATAGCCGGAAAATCGATTATAAGGGCACAATGA
- a CDS encoding DUF2795 domain-containing protein, producing the protein MYWTLELASYLEDAPWPATKDELIDYAIRSGAPIEVIENLQELEDEGEIYEGIEDIWSDYPSQDDFFFNEDEY; encoded by the coding sequence ATGTACTGGACATTAGAATTAGCTTCATACCTGGAGGATGCTCCATGGCCAGCTACAAAAGACGAACTTATCGACTACGCCATTCGTTCCGGTGCACCGATCGAGGTAATCGAAAACCTTCAAGAGCTGGAGGATGAGGGGGAAATTTATGAGGGGATTGAGGATATCTGGTCTGATTATCCGTCGCAAGACGACTTCTTCTTTAATGAGGATGAGTATTAA
- the recN gene encoding DNA repair protein RecN, producing MLQRLTIKNYAIIDQLEVDFSGNLNVITGETGAGKSILLGALSLILGERADPGVLFDKTGKCIIEGFFKVKKSQVAAFFQEHELDLEDQLIIRREISATGKSRAFVNDTPVNISQLAELSSYLVDLHQQFDTLALANADFQREVIDALVNKPTELQQYHQEFVQYTQIQKKYKQLLDSRDNANKELDYNRFLLDELTEAGFSPNEIEELDAELQTLSHAEEIRNTLNRVYFQLKEDEQPILQQLKQMQSSLQSLSAFHKDIPGLSERLLSTYLELQDLAGEVEHISDQVQYDPQRIEIVNERMTLGYRLFKKHSVQTTAELLAIKDALSVKVADVLNLDGQLAELEQEQLRLKSALLAAAAVITARRKEQAEPFCKQVNALLAQVGMPNARLRADIIEGELNPYGQDTIEFLFDANKSNHFAPVGKVASGGELSRLMLCIKSLVAKSVALPTLIFDEIDTGISGEAARQVGIILKGLAKSHQIICITHQPQIAGKADAHYFVYKNAKADKVTTSVRLLNDEERINKIAQMLSGEKPTAAALENAREMVGN from the coding sequence ATGTTACAGCGATTAACCATTAAGAATTACGCTATTATTGATCAACTGGAGGTTGATTTTTCCGGAAACCTGAACGTAATTACCGGAGAAACCGGAGCGGGTAAATCCATCCTGCTGGGAGCCCTGTCCCTTATCCTGGGAGAACGTGCGGATCCCGGTGTTTTGTTCGATAAAACAGGTAAGTGTATCATAGAAGGTTTTTTTAAAGTAAAGAAATCCCAGGTTGCCGCCTTTTTCCAGGAACATGAACTCGACCTGGAAGATCAGCTGATCATTAGAAGGGAAATCAGCGCTACGGGCAAATCGAGAGCCTTTGTGAATGATACGCCGGTGAATATCTCGCAACTGGCGGAACTAAGCAGTTACCTGGTAGATCTTCACCAGCAGTTCGATACCCTCGCGCTGGCCAATGCGGATTTTCAGCGGGAAGTGATAGATGCACTGGTGAATAAACCCACTGAACTGCAACAGTATCACCAGGAGTTTGTTCAGTATACTCAGATACAGAAGAAATATAAGCAACTGCTGGATAGCAGAGATAACGCCAATAAAGAGCTGGACTATAACCGTTTCCTGCTGGACGAGCTGACGGAGGCTGGTTTTAGTCCCAATGAGATCGAAGAACTGGACGCGGAGCTGCAAACCCTCAGCCATGCTGAAGAAATCAGGAATACCCTGAACCGGGTTTATTTTCAGTTGAAAGAAGATGAACAACCGATACTCCAGCAATTGAAACAGATGCAGTCATCCCTGCAATCCCTGTCTGCTTTTCATAAAGACATTCCCGGTTTGTCTGAACGCCTGTTATCGACCTATCTGGAATTACAGGATCTGGCCGGTGAAGTGGAGCATATCAGTGATCAGGTACAATACGACCCTCAGCGGATTGAAATAGTGAATGAACGAATGACGCTGGGATACAGGCTTTTCAAAAAACATAGCGTACAAACCACTGCGGAGCTGCTTGCCATCAAAGACGCCCTGAGCGTAAAAGTAGCTGATGTATTAAACCTGGATGGGCAACTGGCGGAACTGGAGCAGGAGCAACTACGGCTAAAAAGCGCCCTCCTCGCCGCCGCCGCGGTGATCACGGCCCGGCGCAAGGAACAGGCCGAACCCTTCTGCAAACAGGTAAATGCATTACTGGCGCAGGTAGGGATGCCCAACGCCCGGCTGAGAGCAGACATCATAGAAGGCGAATTGAACCCGTATGGACAGGATACGATTGAATTCCTGTTTGATGCCAATAAAAGCAACCATTTTGCGCCTGTAGGGAAAGTAGCCTCCGGGGGAGAGCTGAGCCGCCTGATGCTGTGCATTAAGTCGCTGGTAGCTAAATCGGTGGCCCTTCCCACCCTTATATTCGATGAAATTGACACCGGTATCTCCGGGGAAGCCGCCCGTCAGGTAGGAATTATCCTGAAAGGATTGGCCAAATCTCATCAGATCATCTGCATCACCCACCAGCCACAGATCGCCGGGAAGGCGGATGCCCACTATTTTGTATATAAAAATGCCAAAGCCGACAAGGTAACAACCAGCGTACGCCTGTTGAATGATGAAGAGCGGATCAACAAGATCGCGCAGATGCTTAGTGGCGAAAAGCCCACAGCCGCCGCACTGGAAAATGCCCGGGAAATGGTAGGAAACTAG
- a CDS encoding Nif3-like dinuclear metal center hexameric protein, translated as MKVKEIIQVIEQYAPLQFQESYDNAGLIFGRADQEVTNALITLDATEEVIDEAIAKGCNLVIAHHPIVFGGLKKINGNNYVERVAIKAIRHDIAVYAAHTNLDNVQNGVCAEMAVRLGLEQSRVLQPKRGLLKKLYTFVPVADAEKVRSALFAAGAGHIGNYSECSFNAAGEGTFKGGAGTDPYVGTPGERHFEGEIKLEVIFPVYLEGKILQALLGSHPYEEVAYDVISLDNAWQQVGSGLVGMLPEEMDEMQFLQHVKQQFKAGCVKYTALRGRPVKKVALCGGAGSFLLKQAIAAGADAYISSDFKYHEFFDADNQLIIADIGHFESEQFTVELFYHILTEKFRNFAPLKSTIKTNPVNYL; from the coding sequence ATGAAAGTAAAAGAGATCATACAGGTCATTGAGCAGTATGCTCCGTTACAATTCCAGGAAAGCTATGATAATGCGGGGCTTATATTTGGCCGTGCAGACCAGGAAGTAACCAACGCGCTGATTACGCTGGATGCGACAGAGGAAGTGATTGATGAGGCGATAGCCAAGGGTTGTAACCTGGTAATAGCGCATCATCCGATCGTTTTCGGCGGGCTGAAGAAGATTAATGGGAATAATTATGTGGAAAGGGTGGCGATCAAGGCGATCAGGCATGATATAGCAGTATATGCAGCCCATACCAACCTGGATAACGTTCAGAACGGGGTATGTGCCGAAATGGCGGTCCGTCTGGGACTGGAGCAGTCCAGGGTATTGCAGCCCAAGCGCGGCCTGCTGAAGAAGTTATATACATTTGTGCCGGTGGCCGACGCAGAAAAGGTAAGATCAGCGCTGTTTGCGGCCGGTGCAGGGCATATCGGGAATTACAGTGAATGCAGCTTCAATGCGGCAGGGGAAGGCACATTTAAAGGGGGAGCAGGAACGGACCCGTATGTAGGTACCCCCGGAGAACGACATTTTGAGGGAGAAATAAAGTTGGAAGTGATTTTTCCGGTATATTTGGAAGGCAAAATTTTACAGGCGCTGCTGGGTAGCCATCCTTATGAAGAGGTGGCCTATGATGTGATAAGCCTGGACAATGCCTGGCAGCAGGTAGGTTCGGGGCTGGTAGGGATGTTACCGGAAGAGATGGACGAGATGCAGTTCTTACAGCATGTGAAGCAGCAGTTCAAGGCGGGTTGTGTGAAATATACGGCACTGAGAGGGCGGCCGGTGAAAAAAGTGGCCCTGTGTGGAGGGGCAGGTAGTTTCCTGCTGAAGCAGGCGATAGCAGCCGGAGCAGATGCGTATATTTCCTCAGATTTTAAATATCATGAATTTTTTGATGCTGATAATCAATTGATTATTGCAGATATAGGACATTTTGAGAGTGAGCAGTTTACAGTGGAATTATTTTATCATATATTGACTGAAAAATTCCGTAATTTTGCGCCTCTTAAATCTACGATTAAAACAAACCCGGTAAATTATTTATAA
- a CDS encoding C4-type zinc ribbon domain-containing protein, with amino-acid sequence MATVKEFSVEEKLASVLRLQKIDSKLDGIQVLKGELPMEVKDLEDEIEGLNTRQAHIENEVKGIQDFVASKKNAIKEAEALIKKYEKQQDNVKNNREFEAITKEVEMQNLEIKLAEKHIRDANDEIKEKSRVVEMARKAIGDKEANLKHKKGELEKIIAETDKEEKAYRKESEEAKTKVDPRLLQAYEKIRKNYRNGLAVVTVERDSCGGCFNAIPPQRQAEIRQHKKIIVCEHCGRILVDNDLEATVTI; translated from the coding sequence ATGGCAACCGTAAAAGAATTCTCTGTTGAAGAAAAATTAGCATCTGTACTCAGATTGCAAAAGATTGATTCCAAACTGGATGGAATCCAGGTGTTGAAGGGGGAGTTGCCGATGGAGGTAAAAGACCTGGAAGATGAGATCGAAGGGTTAAATACACGGCAGGCTCACATTGAGAATGAGGTGAAAGGTATACAGGACTTCGTTGCCAGCAAGAAAAACGCCATTAAAGAGGCGGAAGCGCTGATCAAGAAGTACGAGAAGCAGCAGGACAATGTGAAGAATAACCGCGAGTTTGAAGCCATCACCAAAGAGGTGGAAATGCAGAACCTGGAGATCAAGCTGGCTGAGAAGCATATCAGGGACGCTAACGACGAGATTAAGGAGAAGAGCCGTGTTGTGGAAATGGCCAGAAAGGCGATAGGTGACAAAGAAGCAAACCTGAAGCATAAAAAAGGAGAACTGGAGAAGATTATAGCGGAAACTGACAAGGAAGAAAAAGCTTACCGCAAAGAGAGTGAAGAGGCAAAAACCAAGGTAGATCCCCGTTTACTGCAGGCTTACGAGAAAATCCGTAAGAACTACCGTAACGGTCTGGCTGTGGTAACAGTGGAGCGTGACTCCTGCGGCGGATGTTTCAATGCTATCCCTCCTCAGCGTCAGGCAGAGATCCGTCAGCACAAAAAGATCATCGTTTGTGAGCACTGCGGCCGTATCCTGGTAGATAACGACCTGGAAGCAACAGTGACTATCTGA
- a CDS encoding ABC transporter ATP-binding protein, giving the protein MLTARNVTKNYSNLPILKGVDITVSKGEIVTIVGSSGAGKSTLLHILGTLDAPTTGEIWLNNVNLTELKGDILADFRNRQIGFIFQFHHLLPEFTAFENVCIPGYIAHRKKSQVKEKARFLLETLGLKDRLDHKPNALSGGEQQRVAVARALINDPAVVMADEPTGNLDSRNARELHQLFMELRDKLQQTFIIVTHNEELAPLSDRQLVMKDGRIIQGLAGQ; this is encoded by the coding sequence ATGCTAACCGCTCGCAATGTTACCAAAAATTATTCCAATTTACCCATTCTGAAAGGGGTAGATATCACTGTCAGCAAAGGGGAAATTGTTACTATTGTTGGCTCCTCCGGGGCAGGGAAAAGTACACTGCTACATATACTGGGTACACTGGATGCACCTACTACAGGTGAGATCTGGTTGAACAATGTCAATCTGACCGAACTAAAAGGCGATATCCTGGCCGACTTCCGGAACCGCCAGATTGGCTTTATCTTTCAATTTCATCACCTGTTGCCGGAATTCACTGCTTTTGAGAATGTATGTATTCCAGGGTATATTGCTCACCGAAAGAAAAGCCAGGTAAAGGAAAAAGCCCGCTTCCTGCTGGAAACACTGGGGCTGAAAGACCGGCTCGATCACAAACCTAATGCACTGTCGGGCGGTGAGCAACAAAGAGTAGCGGTAGCCCGGGCGCTTATCAATGATCCCGCTGTGGTAATGGCCGATGAACCCACCGGTAACCTGGATTCCCGCAATGCCAGAGAACTTCATCAGCTTTTCATGGAGCTTAGAGATAAGCTGCAGCAGACTTTCATCATCGTTACGCATAATGAGGAACTGGCGCCGCTGAGCGACAGGCAGCTGGTGATGAAAGACGGGCGTATTATACAGGGCCTGGCGGGCCAGTAA
- a CDS encoding ligase-associated DNA damage response DEXH box helicase → MQQRSGGWKVVTSWLAAKELKPFKFQEDAWKAYLQGKSGIVNAPTGFGKTFSLFLGTVIHWIDTHPKDYRTKTKNGLLLLWVTPLRALAKDLGRAMESALQELDIPWQVGIRSGDTSVTTRAAQKKQMPEVLIITPESLHLLLAQKEYATVFKHLHTIVVDEWHELIGSKRGVMVELGLSRLRGLRKELRIWGISATIGNLDEALEVLLGPDHNNGLIIRAKLKKNIALKSVIPEEIENYPWAGHLGIRMLPQALPVIHDSQTTLVFTNTRSQSEIWYQALLKYDPMLAGALALHHGSIDMELRIWVEEALHNGILKAVVCTASLDLGVDFRPVDSVIQVGSPKGVARFLQRAGRSGHQPGAVSKIFFLPTHALELVEAAALKAAMEEDLIESRMPVLLAYDVLLQYLMTLAVSDGFHAQETLEEVKQTFCYQHITEDDWLWLLSFLTTGGDALGSYDEFKKVEREGDFYICRSRMMAMRHRLHIGTIVSDAMLKVKFLSGGYIGVIEEGFISRLQAGDSFTLAGRNLEFVMIRDMTVLVRKSSSKRSIVPSYQGGRIPLSSNLGRMLRAKFNEALSGKAQDPELIALQPLFNLQAELSHIPKDNELLIEKIQTKDGYHLFVYPFEGRLVHEVMAALLAYRISRIQPITFSMAMNDYGFELLSDQPIPLTTENAHQLFSTENLLTELQTSVNATEMARRKFRDIAVIAGLIFQGYPGKHKANRHLQSSASLLFNVFRDYDAQNLLLKQAFNEAFFYQMEEARLRETLDRIAVSRIVITEPQKLTPFCFPIKVDSLRDTMTSEKLEDRIKKLIAVNE, encoded by the coding sequence ATGCAACAACGTTCGGGTGGATGGAAAGTGGTCACTTCATGGCTGGCAGCAAAAGAGCTGAAGCCGTTCAAATTTCAGGAAGATGCCTGGAAAGCTTACCTGCAGGGAAAATCAGGCATTGTTAACGCACCTACCGGGTTCGGAAAAACCTTTTCTCTTTTTCTGGGCACTGTTATACACTGGATAGATACGCATCCGAAAGATTATCGTACCAAAACAAAAAACGGCCTGTTGCTGCTATGGGTCACCCCATTGCGGGCACTGGCAAAGGATCTGGGCAGGGCTATGGAAAGCGCCCTGCAGGAACTGGATATTCCCTGGCAGGTGGGCATCCGCAGTGGCGACACTTCTGTCACTACCCGGGCTGCCCAAAAGAAGCAGATGCCCGAAGTGCTGATCATTACGCCGGAAAGCCTGCACCTGCTGCTGGCACAGAAAGAATACGCCACTGTATTCAAACACCTGCATACCATCGTGGTAGATGAATGGCATGAACTGATTGGCAGCAAACGGGGAGTGATGGTGGAACTGGGACTAAGCCGCCTGCGGGGCCTGCGAAAGGAACTCAGGATATGGGGGATCTCCGCCACCATCGGCAACCTCGATGAAGCGCTGGAAGTATTACTGGGCCCTGATCATAACAATGGCCTGATCATCCGTGCCAAACTAAAGAAAAATATTGCGCTCAAAAGTGTGATCCCGGAGGAGATAGAAAATTATCCCTGGGCGGGGCATCTGGGCATCAGGATGCTGCCCCAGGCCTTACCGGTGATCCACGATAGCCAAACCACCCTTGTCTTCACCAATACCCGTTCTCAATCAGAAATATGGTACCAGGCCCTGCTCAAATACGATCCTATGCTGGCAGGAGCCCTTGCACTGCACCACGGTTCTATCGACATGGAATTGCGCATCTGGGTGGAAGAGGCGCTGCATAATGGTATTCTCAAGGCAGTGGTGTGCACCGCCAGTCTTGACCTGGGCGTGGATTTCCGCCCGGTCGACAGTGTGATACAGGTAGGCAGCCCCAAGGGAGTGGCCCGTTTCCTGCAAAGGGCGGGGCGTAGCGGGCATCAGCCCGGTGCTGTCAGCAAGATATTTTTCCTGCCTACCCATGCACTGGAGCTTGTAGAAGCCGCAGCCTTGAAGGCCGCCATGGAAGAAGACCTGATTGAAAGCAGGATGCCGGTGTTGCTGGCGTACGATGTTTTATTGCAGTACCTGATGACGCTGGCCGTATCTGATGGTTTCCATGCACAGGAGACATTGGAAGAAGTGAAGCAGACCTTTTGTTATCAACATATTACGGAAGATGACTGGCTATGGCTGTTATCTTTCCTCACCACCGGCGGAGATGCCCTGGGTAGTTACGATGAATTCAAAAAAGTGGAGCGGGAGGGCGACTTCTACATCTGCCGCAGCCGTATGATGGCCATGCGTCACCGGCTTCATATAGGCACTATCGTTAGTGATGCCATGCTGAAAGTTAAATTTCTCAGTGGTGGCTACATAGGCGTGATTGAAGAAGGCTTCATTTCCCGGTTACAGGCCGGCGATTCATTCACCCTCGCCGGGCGTAACCTCGAATTTGTGATGATCAGGGACATGACAGTGCTGGTGCGGAAATCAAGCTCCAAGAGATCCATTGTGCCCAGTTACCAGGGCGGGCGGATTCCGCTTTCATCGAACCTCGGCCGGATGCTGCGGGCCAAATTCAACGAAGCACTTTCGGGGAAAGCACAGGATCCGGAGCTGATAGCACTGCAACCGCTGTTTAACCTGCAGGCAGAATTGTCGCATATCCCGAAAGACAATGAACTGCTGATTGAAAAGATACAAACAAAGGACGGGTACCATCTGTTCGTCTATCCCTTTGAAGGAAGACTGGTACATGAAGTAATGGCCGCGCTGCTGGCCTATCGCATCAGCCGTATACAACCTATTACCTTCTCTATGGCAATGAACGACTATGGGTTTGAATTACTATCGGACCAGCCTATTCCGCTTACAACGGAAAATGCCCACCAGCTTTTCTCAACCGAGAACCTGCTGACTGAGCTGCAAACAAGTGTGAATGCCACAGAAATGGCAAGGAGAAAGTTCCGCGACATTGCAGTTATTGCGGGTCTCATCTTCCAGGGATATCCCGGCAAACACAAAGCCAACAGGCATTTACAGTCATCTGCCTCCTTGTTATTTAATGTATTCAGAGATTATGATGCACAAAACCTGCTGCTAAAACAGGCCTTTAACGAAGCATTCTTCTACCAGATGGAAGAAGCCCGCTTGCGGGAAACACTGGACAGGATTGCCGTTAGCCGGATTGTGATCACCGAGCCGCAAAAGCTCACTCCCTTCTGCTTCCCGATCAAAGTAGATAGTTTACGTGATACCATGACCAGTGAAAAACTGGAAGACCGCATCAAAAAATTGATCGCCGTGAACGAATAA
- a CDS encoding histone deacetylase → MKIAFHEIYTHPLPADHRFPMVKYDLIPAQLLREGVIVPAQLFSPEPATEPDILLTHTAAYWEKLKNQTLSPGEQRKIGFPQSPALTMREVVIAQGTIDIALHALEHGLGFNVAGGTHHAFADRGEGFCLLNDFGVAANYLLYHRRIKQALVIDLDVHQGNGTAALFTGKPEVYTFSMHGAHNYPFHKETSDWDIPLPDGTDTGTYLELLEDALPALINRAKPDIVFYLSGVDILATDKFGKLKVTPEGCAERDEMVFTCLKKHNIPCAVAMGGGYSTHVRDIVNAHCNTFKAGLRIYGY, encoded by the coding sequence ATGAAGATCGCTTTTCACGAGATATATACCCATCCACTTCCGGCAGATCACCGGTTTCCGATGGTCAAATACGACCTGATTCCTGCACAGCTGCTGAGGGAAGGCGTGATAGTACCCGCGCAGTTATTCAGTCCGGAGCCGGCAACGGAGCCGGACATATTGCTGACACATACCGCAGCATACTGGGAAAAGCTGAAAAACCAGACCCTTTCACCCGGAGAACAGCGTAAAATAGGCTTTCCCCAATCTCCTGCACTTACCATGCGGGAAGTAGTGATCGCCCAGGGCACCATCGATATCGCCCTGCATGCGCTGGAACACGGCCTGGGATTTAATGTGGCAGGGGGCACCCATCATGCCTTTGCCGATCGCGGGGAGGGCTTTTGTTTGCTGAACGACTTTGGCGTGGCAGCCAACTACCTGTTGTACCACCGGCGTATCAAACAGGCACTGGTGATTGATCTGGATGTACATCAGGGCAATGGTACAGCAGCATTATTTACCGGTAAACCGGAGGTATATACGTTCAGCATGCACGGCGCACATAACTACCCCTTTCATAAAGAAACCTCCGATTGGGACATCCCGTTACCTGACGGCACGGATACCGGTACCTACCTTGAATTGCTGGAAGATGCCCTGCCCGCGCTGATCAACAGGGCAAAGCCGGATATTGTTTTTTATCTGTCCGGTGTCGACATTCTGGCCACTGATAAGTTTGGGAAGTTAAAAGTAACGCCGGAGGGCTGTGCTGAAAGGGATGAAATGGTATTCACCTGTCTCAAAAAACATAATATTCCCTGTGCAGTAGCGATGGGTGGCGGATATTCCACCCATGTGAGGGATATTGTAAATGCACATTGCAATACTTTTAAGGCAGGACTCCGTATTTACGGCTACTGA